The Oncorhynchus mykiss isolate Arlee chromosome 17, USDA_OmykA_1.1, whole genome shotgun sequence genomic interval AAGACACAAaattgtcaatttaaagaaatgtagccaatttcTTCATTCAtaaatttagctaacattagatagttaatccagagattcttacctttgcctcgattcagCAATCTTTTCCAGATCAATATGGCATTTGTAGTTATTTaagatagccacattagcagctaattggCATTTCATTTTgggggtaaatacaggtgaatatattgataaaagtcaccttgtcgtagagagatttacactgttatcaaaacgtcatgccagggtaagcctacacgaaagaccgcccttattttaagtgtttctaaattcccctatgggaaaaatgaatggtggaaaagaGTGGTTTGAACTGGTATAAAATCAAGGTTTGTGATTTACTTCCACCTGCAGTTGtggaatgtttgctcacaagtataattcattggctgatccctcccgaTGACCAGGATGGAataatgtgatccttccttaacccagaGGAAGTCCCACCAAGATGACTACTCCAAAATGGTGAATGTTcttaatggcgctgcccatgctaaaacaggattTTGGGCCCTAAAGTCCACTATTTATTTATGGCCAAGTCAGagatggaagagaaagagaaacatttcATAGGTTCCTCTTTTCTGGTTCatatacagtcaatgaactaTGTCGACCAGACTCAGCTATCGCATTGGTGCTAATGGGAGAGCCACCCAGATGCTCCAAAGATTTTGCATAAttttagccagtagttttgaaagtagtgCTCAGCAGCTAAAACGTGTCCCGGAAAATatgtactacgtcatccatttcatatgatattttACGAATTCCAATTCGTATAATTTGTTACGAATTTGTTACTGTTTAAGATCCCTGACTGCATCTTTAAGTATACCGGAAATGTGACATTATTTTCCCATGGTTAACAGGCTTTATGGATATCttaatttatccaccatcttaGAGCCTAGTGTAAAAAAATCTGTAAAATACATACAAAGATAGACAAACTATAGACAACACAAAAACAATTTTAGTAGGCCAAAATGGCTCCTAGATTTATAACAGATTTATCAAGCTCTCGAAACACAATTTATAACAGATCATTTTTGTTGATTTTAACACACTCTTCTGGCAATAGAGCAGACTTACACTGCAGGACCTATTTGAAGTCCTTCCCCATCGATCTCGACAaagccacaaagttggaagcacaaattcgtctagaatgtcattgtatgctgtagctgtagtggttagagcgttgggccagtaactgaaatgttgctagatcgaatccttgagctgacaaggtaaaaatatgccgttgaacaaggcagttaacccaatgttcctaggctgtcattgtagatacgaatttgttcttaactgacttgcctagttaaaaaaaatgtaaacttgtattaaggggcctagcccgaaccatgaaaacagccccagaccattattcctcctccaccaaacgttacagttggcacaatacatttgggcagatagCATTCTCCTGgtcatctgccaaacccagattcgtctgtcagactgccagatggtgaagcgtgattcatcactccagagaacgagtttccactgTTCCGAAGgaagcaagctttacaccactccagccgacacttggcattgcgcatggtgatcttaggcttgtgtgaagctgcttggccatggaaaccgaTTTCATGAAGCACCAGATGTGTCATGCCTGCTCCTACTGCCCCTCTCTGGTGCTCAAGGGcaccaggctgcccttcattacacacacctgtcaccatcattacgcacatcagcgctcattggactcacctggactccttcacgaTGTTGATTgccccctctatatctgtctgttcttCAGTTTTGTACCCCatgtcagcattattgtcgtATTGTCACACTGTTCTGGTTTTGATTGATGTCCATTttccattaaatgttcactccctgtacttgcttctcgtctacAGCGTCAGTCCTTACACAAAGAGTTATTATGCTGATGTTGccttcagaggcagtttggaactcggtagtgagtgttacaacgcAGGAAATATCATTTTTACGTGCTATGCGTTGTAGCACTCGGCGGTCcaattctgtgagtttgtgtgtcctaccacttcacggctgagccgttgttgctcctagaggtttctacttcacaataacagtacttacagttgacctgggcagctctaacagggcagataTTTGAGAAACTGACTTgtatcctatgactgtgccacattgaaagtcactgagctcttcagtaagaccattctactgccaatgtttgtctacggagattgcatggcggtgtgctcgattgtatacacctgtcagcaagggGTGGGGCTGAAATATCCGAATCCACTCATtacaaggggtgtccacatacatttgtatatatagtgtattataggCGTTTTGGCTCCATGTAATAGCCAATGAATAGGATATGGAAGCATTACCAGAGATATAATATGCATGTTATTCACTTCATTTTTTCTTCAAAAATGGTAAAGTCAGAAATATCGAAAAAGGCATATTATATAGTGGTCTTCAGCAGTTTATACAATATGTACAGAAGCTTTATCATATTATAGAATAGAACAAACTTTTTCGTTCTTTGCACTTCGTTTCTATGAAGATTTGATTATTTAAACTTTTGGAAATCTGATAGGTCTACtgaatgggggaaaaaaacatgagTCATGCGTAAAATATGCGTAATAACTCTTAATTAACTGGGTCACAATCTAAATCATGAAATACAAACGCACCACAATACCCCGGAAGTAACAAtaacaatagtagtagtaataataataaatacatacaaaatatatatatatatatatatatcaagctAATAAAAGGCTAATGTGACAAAGTCAATATCCATGATGAAATATAAACTGCCGTTTCGATTAGCAATATGAAAATTACGACTATATGGAAGCCTTGGATTATGTTATCTACGTGATAATCAGATTAACTTGATCATTCGTTTGTTGTTCCTTCGTTTGGCACTTAATTAGCCGTATCTATCTTGTTATCGATAAACTACCAGTGGATGTCGTTGTTCACTCTTTTTACGCGGGAGTGTCACTCCTCAAGATGACCTCAAGCTCTGCAGACGCTCCAATCGTCCTTCACTTTCTCCACAGTCAGTGcggcagacagagatagagggatagaggaagggagtgagtgaatgagaaagacgggcacacagggagtgaaacagacagagcgagagttgCGGCTCTTACATCTAGACGCGTGTAGATATTTTGCTCCCGGAGATTCCAAATAAAACAAACAAGAACACAACAGATCGCGCTTGTGACAGGAAAGGCACCCGACAGAGATATTTGTATGACTTTTCTGCCTAGCTGAATTATTATTCCGAGGAATAGTGTCATATGTGGAGATTTCTTAACCTTGTAAGCCCATTTATTTCACTTATTAGGTGCATTATGAAAGGTTAATGTTATAAATCGATACATTTCTCCTGACAGTGTGTTCATATTAATAACGGTTCAAATTATATTTTCTGTAGGCTTATCATGTGATGGTAATCTATATGAAAATATTATTCGATCTATGTGCATGGTAAATTCAATTATCTATTGAGGTGTTGCTTTTCTATTTTAATTCATAGCTTTACATCTGGAGCGCTCTTTTGGACATCTTGCAAAAGTGTCTTATTTATTATCTCTCTTTACAGGGAACGGCTGGCGTTTTTCAGGGCACGAACAAGGAATACGATGCTAAGGATTTTGGATCCCGTGGTCACTGTCGTGACCATTTCCTTTGTGGTCGAGGGGGTGCTCGGTGGCTACGGGATGAGCATGTTCGCCGCGCAAACATCTCCCCCGGACCCTTGCTACGACGAGAATGGTAACCCGAGGAGATGCATCCCCGATTTTGTGAACTCCGCTTTCGGAAAGGAAGTCCGCACTTCCAGCACCTGTGGTAAAACCCCGGGTAGGTACTGTTTGGTAACAGAGAAGGGCGACGAGAGAAATAGGAACTGCCATACGTGCGATGCCTCGGACCCCAAAAAGTATCACCCACCGGCATATCTAACGGATCTCAACAACCCCCATAATCTCACATGTTGGCAATCGGAAAATTACATCCAATACCCCCAAAACGTCACCATAACACTGTCACTGGGCAAGAAATTCGAAGTCACCTACGTAAGCCTGCAGTTCTGCTCACCTCGACCCGAATCTATGGCTATCTTCAAGTCTATGGACTATGGCAAATCTTGGGTACCTTTCCAATACTATTCGACCCAATGCAGGAAAATGTACACCAAACCAAGCAAGGCCACCATTACCAAACAGAACGAACAAGAGGCGATATGCACAGACTCCCACACGGACATGCACCCTCTATCCGGCGGTCTCATTGCCTTCAGCACTCTGGACGGCAGACCATCGGCGCACGACTTCGACAACTCGCCGGTGCTCCAGGACTGGGTCACCGCCACCGATATCAAGGTGACGTTCAGCCGATTGCACACTTTCGGTGATGAGAACGAGGATGACTCGGAGCTAGCCCGGGACTCTTATTTCTATGCGGTGTCCGATCTGCAAGTTGGCGGTCGATGCAAATGCAATGGCCACGCTTCGCGGTGCGTAAAAGACAGGGATGGAAACCTTGTTTGTGAGTGCAAACATAATACCGCGGGACCGGAGTGCGACAGGTGCAAGCTTTTCCATTATGATCGGCCGTGGCAACGCGCAACAGCTAGAGAAGCCAACGAATGTGTCGGTAAGTCAAAACATTATAATTGTCTCCAAAAACCATCCAAATTATCTTTAAGGACTGCAGAAGTTTCCTCTCCACACAATGCCCGTATCACAAGCAAAAATACATTTGGCATAAATGGTATTATTGGgtgactattgtttgtacagtcatgagagatgtgtctgtttttgaatttggtaaTGTTGGTATTGATTGGTTGAGTTAATTGCTAAGGTCAGTTCTGATGAAAAACAAAGATTCAGACATGCCTTTTATTCTCTCTTGATGAAAGTTGTCGAAATactattaaaaattaaaaatgggATTATAGCACATCATATTACGCACCAACATGTACACACACGTTTTACAAAACCTTTTACAAACGGTTTCTAACTCCAAGGCTCGAGGAAAAATTGCCTATCCTTTGTTGTAGTTTATATAGTTATGGAAAACAATTTAAAATCCTTATTAGTATTAAAATgttaatataataatactataataataaaataataataattattattattattatttagtctCGAAATTAATTTTTATAGTTGTAAACATTTTATTACACTATGTCAATTTTAGTCTGATCAGCCCACGCTGTATTAATAGTACATGCCTTCATTAAAACATGATACTGATGTGATTTGAAAATGTAGGCTATAAAAAAACAAGTCTGTACGGTTGTTAAAGAGGATAAATTTAAACCACCGTTCGGCCCACCACAAAATGCACTTTTTTAAGTGAAATTATGCCGCGCGTCCATGCACATAAAAAGTCACATGCAAATGCCTTCTCAATTTGAAAACCTAAAAGCCCATTACCGCCATAGCTCAAATGGAGGTTTATAACAACCACCCACTTCAGAAAGACCGCCGCATCACAATGTCTAATCATTCACCGCGTTGAAATGTTTCTCATGGGGAAAATTGATGTTAAGTTCCAACTTTATCGCTGCAATAAAGCGACGCACCGtcatttatttaaagagcatttAAACTGCACCACCACAGTACTTGAACACAGACTTCTCTGCCCATTTAATTATCGTCTGAATCAAAGTTAATTATAGGTCTAAATTACGTTAATTTATGTATCATAAaactgttgtaaaaaaaaaaaagtatatttaaaaaaaaaagcattattTCAACCCGAAACTATAATGATTgtgattattattgttgttgttgttattatatcAAATGAAATTGCCATTTTTGAAAACATTACAATATGAATTTGCCTTCCTTGGAAACAATCTGCAAAATGTTCATCCACCTATTAAGCCTAATACTCAAATATATGTGATAATATTAGGCACTCATTATTAATTACACCCATAACCCGTTATCATTACTATTGTAATCATTCTAAATATGATTAAGAGGCTACTTATTAGTATTCATATGATCCGCTTTGTATTATGTGCTGGTCTTCAACGATATCATCGGACATAGTTTATTCGTGTGAACACTTTCGGCCTACAAGAAGAAAAGTAATCGGAGT includes:
- the LOC118940367 gene encoding netrin-1 isoform X2 — translated: MLRILDPVVTVVTISFVVEGVLGGYGMSMFAAQTSPPDPCYDENGNPRRCIPDFVNSAFGKEVRTSSTCGKTPGRYCLVTEKGDERNRNCHTCDASDPKKYHPPAYLTDLNNPHNLTCWQSENYIQYPQNVTITLSLGKKFEVTYVSLQFCSPRPESMAIFKSMDYGKSWVPFQYYSTQCRKMYTKPSKATITKQNEQEAICTDSHTDMHPLSGGLIAFSTLDGRPSAHDFDNSPVLQDWVTATDIKVTFSRLHTFGDENEDDSELARDSYFYAVSDLQVGGRCKCNGHASRCVKDRDGNLVCECKHNTAGPECDRCKLFHYDRPWQRATAREANECVACNCNLHARRCRFNMELYKLSGRKSGGVCLNCRHNTAGRHCHYCKEGYYRDLSKTISHRKACKEIPVVPPTTTASSTEEPADCDSYCKASKGKLKINMKKYCKKDYAVQVHILKADKAGEWWKFTVNIISVYKQGESRIRRGDQFLWVRAKDVACKCPKIKTGKKYLLLGNNEDSPGQSGVVADKGSLVIQWRDTWARRLRKFQQREKKGKCKKA
- the LOC118940367 gene encoding netrin-1 isoform X1, coding for MLRILDPVVTVVTISFVVEGVLGGYGMSMFAAQTSPPDPCYDENGNPRRCIPDFVNSAFGKEVRTSSTCGKTPGRYCLVTEKGDERNRNCHTCDASDPKKYHPPAYLTDLNNPHNLTCWQSENYIQYPQNVTITLSLGKKFEVTYVSLQFCSPRPESMAIFKSMDYGKSWVPFQYYSTQCRKMYTKPSKATITKQNEQEAICTDSHTDMHPLSGGLIAFSTLDGRPSAHDFDNSPVLQDWVTATDIKVTFSRLHTFGDENEDDSELARDSYFYAVSDLQVGGRCKCNGHASRCVKDRDGNLVCECKHNTAGPECDRCKLFHYDRPWQRATAREANECVACNCNLHARRCRFNMELYKLSGRKSGGVCLNCRHNTAGRHCHYCKEGYYRDLSKTISHRKACKACDCHPVGAAGKTCNQTTGQCPCKDGVTGITCNRCAKGYQQSRSPIAPCIKIPVVPPTTTASSTEEPADCDSYCKASKGKLKINMKKYCKKDYAVQVHILKADKAGEWWKFTVNIISVYKQGESRIRRGDQFLWVRAKDVACKCPKIKTGKKYLLLGNNEDSPGQSGVVADKGSLVIQWRDTWARRLRKFQQREKKGKCKKA